The following proteins are encoded in a genomic region of Mycolicibacterium rutilum:
- the pgi gene encoding glucose-6-phosphate isomerase: MSSDIASTPAWQALQRHHDQIGDKHLRELFADDPARGTEMAATVGDLYVDYSKHRVTRETLGLLVELARAAGLEQRRDAMFSGAHINTSEDRAVLHTALRLPRDAELVVDGQNVVADVHEVLDRMGDFTDRLRSGEWTGATGQRITTVVNIGIGGSDLGPAMATLALRHYGDAGISARFVSNVDPADLVAKLDGLDPATTLFIVASKTFSTLETLTNAMAARRWLTDALGDAAVAKHFVAVSTNKKLVDDFGINTDNMFGFWDWVGGRYSVDSAIGLSVMAVIGRERFGEFLSGFHIVDEHFRTAPLEANVPVLLGLIGLWYNEFFGAETRAVLPYSNDLARFAAYLQQLTMESNGKSVRADGSPVTTSTGEIFWGEPGTNGQHAFYQLLHQGTRLVPADFLGFSQPTDDLPTGDGTGSMHDLLMSNFFAQTQVLAFGKTAEEIAAEGTPPHVVAHKVMPGNRPSTSILATRLTPSVLGQLIALYEHQVFTEGVIGGIDSFDQWGVELGKTQAKALLPVITGDDSPAEQSDSSTDALVRRYRTERGRSA; the protein is encoded by the coding sequence ATGAGTAGCGATATCGCCTCGACCCCCGCCTGGCAGGCCCTGCAACGCCACCACGATCAGATCGGCGACAAGCACCTGCGTGAGTTGTTCGCCGACGACCCGGCTCGCGGCACCGAGATGGCCGCAACCGTGGGCGACCTCTACGTCGACTACAGCAAGCACCGCGTCACCCGCGAGACGCTCGGGTTGCTGGTGGAGTTGGCGCGGGCGGCCGGGCTCGAGCAGCGCCGGGACGCGATGTTCTCGGGCGCGCACATCAACACGTCGGAGGACCGGGCGGTGCTGCACACCGCGCTGCGGTTGCCGCGCGACGCGGAGTTGGTGGTCGACGGGCAGAACGTCGTCGCCGACGTGCACGAGGTCCTCGATCGGATGGGCGACTTCACCGACCGGCTGCGCAGCGGCGAGTGGACGGGGGCGACGGGCCAACGGATCACGACGGTCGTCAACATCGGCATCGGCGGATCCGATCTCGGCCCGGCGATGGCGACGCTGGCGTTGCGGCACTACGGGGATGCGGGGATCTCGGCACGGTTCGTGTCCAACGTCGACCCGGCCGACCTGGTGGCCAAGCTCGACGGGCTCGACCCGGCGACAACGCTTTTCATCGTGGCGTCGAAGACGTTCTCCACGCTCGAGACGCTGACCAACGCGATGGCGGCGCGCCGGTGGTTGACCGACGCGCTGGGTGATGCCGCGGTGGCCAAGCATTTCGTGGCGGTGTCGACGAACAAGAAGCTGGTCGACGACTTCGGCATCAACACCGACAACATGTTCGGGTTCTGGGACTGGGTCGGGGGTCGCTACTCGGTGGACAGCGCGATCGGCCTGAGCGTGATGGCGGTGATCGGCCGTGAACGGTTCGGCGAGTTCCTGTCCGGTTTCCACATCGTCGACGAGCATTTCCGCACGGCGCCGCTGGAAGCCAATGTGCCGGTGCTGCTGGGGCTGATCGGGCTCTGGTACAACGAGTTCTTCGGGGCGGAAACCCGTGCGGTGCTGCCGTATTCGAACGACCTCGCGCGGTTCGCCGCATATCTGCAGCAGCTGACCATGGAGTCCAACGGCAAGTCGGTGCGCGCGGACGGATCACCGGTGACGACGAGCACGGGCGAGATCTTCTGGGGCGAACCGGGAACCAACGGCCAGCACGCGTTCTACCAGTTGCTGCATCAAGGTACGCGGCTGGTGCCCGCGGACTTCCTCGGCTTCTCGCAGCCGACCGACGACCTGCCGACCGGCGACGGCACCGGCAGCATGCACGACCTGCTGATGAGCAACTTCTTCGCGCAGACGCAGGTGCTCGCATTCGGCAAGACCGCCGAGGAGATCGCCGCCGAGGGCACTCCGCCACATGTGGTGGCGCACAAGGTGATGCCGGGCAACCGGCCGTCGACGTCGATTCTGGCGACCCGGCTGACACCGTCGGTGCTGGGGCAGTTGATCGCACTGTACGAGCATCAGGTGTTCACCGAGGGCGTCATCGGGGGCATCGACTCGTTCGACCAGTGGGGTGTCGAACTCGGCAAGACACAGGCCAAGGCGCTGCTGCCGGTGATCACCGGCGACGACTCGCCGGCCGAGCAGTCGGACTCGTCGACCGACGCGCTGGTGCGCAGGTATCGCACCGAGCGCGGCAGGTCCGCCTAG
- a CDS encoding NAD-dependent succinate-semialdehyde dehydrogenase, whose amino-acid sequence MDTAKLLSSVPTGLWIGGEERQGSSTFDVLDPSDDQVLTSVANATADDAIAALDAACAVQADWAATAPRERGEILRAVFEKITERAEDIATLMTLEMGKTLRESMGEVTYGGEFFRWFSEEAVRIAGRYTPSPAGTGRVLVTKQPVGPCYAITPWNFPLAMGTRKIGPAFAAGCTMIVKPAQETPLTMLYLAKLMDEAGLPKGVLSVLPTKSPGDVTAALIDDGRLRKLTFTGSTGVGKALVKQSADKLLRTSMELGGNAPFVVFDDADVDAAVDGAILAKMRNGGEACTAANRFHVANSVREEFTEKLVKRMSEFTLGKGIDESATLGPLINAKQVATVEDLVSDAVSRGATVAIGGVAPGGPGNFYPATVLADVPADARILKEEVFGPVAPITGFDTEEEGIKAANDTEYGLAAYVYTQSLDRALRVAEGIQSGMVGVNRGVISDPSAPFGGVKESGFGREGGFEGIDEYLDIKYIALTK is encoded by the coding sequence ATGGATACCGCGAAGCTGCTGTCGTCAGTGCCCACCGGGCTGTGGATCGGTGGTGAGGAGCGTCAGGGCTCGTCCACCTTCGACGTGCTCGACCCCTCCGACGATCAGGTGCTCACCTCAGTCGCCAACGCCACCGCCGACGACGCGATCGCCGCGCTCGACGCCGCCTGCGCTGTCCAGGCCGACTGGGCGGCCACCGCACCACGTGAACGCGGCGAGATCCTGCGCGCGGTCTTCGAGAAGATCACCGAACGCGCCGAGGACATCGCGACCCTGATGACCCTCGAGATGGGCAAGACGTTGCGCGAGAGCATGGGTGAAGTCACCTACGGCGGGGAGTTCTTCCGCTGGTTCTCCGAAGAGGCGGTGCGCATCGCGGGGCGCTACACGCCGAGCCCCGCGGGCACCGGCCGCGTGCTCGTCACCAAGCAGCCCGTCGGCCCGTGCTACGCGATCACCCCGTGGAACTTCCCACTGGCGATGGGCACCCGCAAGATCGGGCCCGCCTTCGCCGCCGGCTGCACGATGATCGTCAAACCGGCGCAGGAGACGCCGCTGACGATGCTGTACCTGGCCAAGCTGATGGACGAGGCCGGCCTGCCCAAGGGGGTGCTGTCGGTGCTGCCGACCAAGAGCCCCGGCGACGTCACCGCCGCCCTCATCGACGACGGCCGGCTGCGCAAGCTCACCTTCACCGGATCCACCGGTGTCGGCAAGGCACTGGTCAAGCAGTCGGCGGACAAGCTGCTGCGGACCTCGATGGAACTCGGCGGCAACGCCCCGTTCGTGGTGTTCGACGACGCCGATGTCGACGCCGCCGTCGACGGCGCGATCCTGGCCAAGATGCGCAACGGCGGCGAGGCCTGCACCGCGGCCAACCGCTTCCACGTCGCCAACTCGGTGCGCGAGGAGTTCACCGAGAAACTCGTCAAGCGGATGAGCGAGTTCACCCTCGGCAAGGGCATCGACGAGTCGGCCACCCTCGGCCCGCTGATCAACGCCAAGCAGGTCGCCACCGTCGAAGACCTGGTCTCCGATGCCGTCTCGCGCGGCGCGACAGTCGCCATCGGTGGCGTCGCCCCCGGCGGGCCGGGCAACTTCTATCCGGCCACCGTGCTCGCCGACGTCCCCGCCGACGCCCGCATCCTCAAGGAGGAGGTGTTCGGGCCCGTCGCACCGATCACCGGGTTCGACACCGAAGAAGAAGGCATCAAGGCCGCCAACGACACCGAGTACGGGCTGGCCGCCTACGTCTACACGCAGTCGCTGGACCGGGCGCTGCGCGTCGCCGAGGGCATCCAGTCCGGCATGGTCGGCGTCAACCGCGGCGTGATCTCCGATCCGTCCGCACCGTTCGGTGGCGTCAAGGAATCCGGCTTCGGACGCGAGGGCGGTTTCGAGGGCATCGACGAATACCTCGACATCAAGTACATCGCCTTGACGAAGTAA
- a CDS encoding acyltransferase family protein produces the protein MNARRSVAPADRRPGRRGEIPALDGIRAVAVALVLADHGGIPGVTGGFLGVDVFFVLSGFLITSLLLDEHAGTGRIGLRDFWIRRARRLLPALLVMVLAVVAVRGLFAAESIATLRDDAVASFFWMANWMFVAQHTDYFAQGAPPSPLQHTWSLGVEEQYYVLWPLLLIALAAVFCRRNRHRLRWVVLGAASAGAIASAAAAIVFTDGATLNRIYFGTDTRAQALLVGAAAAALLVHDWTTVTLGGPVIRTRWLRWVARMLSVVGVAVLGYAAHTGTGSVADFRGGLLIVVAVAAALVIGAVALDQEGPVARVLAWRPLVFLGAISYGVYLWHWPIFLAVNGERTGWSGWSLFAVRCAATLAVALLSWWLLEQPIRRWRPVIVPMLPLAGATAATAAVVTMTVLPVGVPHEPVQESRIDSAALVAPEVPVEVRRPTARDPGTRSVAVFGDSVAWTLMRYLPPTPGLSFSNYTTIGCGIARGGPYRYVGQTLNQKPECDTWPMRWSQRISHDRPDVALLIVGRWEVVDRMNESRWTHIGKPAYDAYLRGELNRALDILSSTGARVVITTEPYNRRAEKPDGSLYPEDNPDRTDDWNALLRSVVKYRQNVTVLDLNRKLGPNGGYTNRIDGIKVRADGVHPTPEAVEWLTPWLVDALR, from the coding sequence GTGAACGCGCGTCGCTCCGTCGCGCCCGCTGATCGCCGCCCGGGTCGGCGTGGCGAGATCCCCGCCCTGGACGGCATCCGAGCCGTCGCCGTCGCGCTGGTGCTCGCCGACCACGGCGGCATCCCCGGCGTGACCGGCGGGTTCCTCGGCGTCGACGTGTTCTTCGTGCTGAGCGGCTTCCTGATCACGTCGCTGCTGCTCGACGAGCACGCAGGCACCGGGCGAATCGGCCTGCGCGACTTCTGGATCCGGCGCGCCCGCCGGCTGCTGCCGGCGCTGCTGGTGATGGTGCTCGCCGTCGTCGCCGTGCGGGGGCTGTTCGCCGCCGAGTCCATCGCCACGCTGCGCGACGACGCCGTCGCGTCGTTCTTCTGGATGGCGAACTGGATGTTCGTCGCGCAACACACCGACTACTTCGCGCAGGGCGCACCACCGTCCCCGCTGCAGCACACCTGGTCGCTCGGCGTCGAGGAGCAGTATTACGTGCTGTGGCCGCTGCTGCTGATCGCGCTTGCGGCGGTGTTCTGCCGACGCAACCGGCACCGGCTGCGGTGGGTGGTGCTCGGCGCGGCGAGCGCGGGCGCGATCGCCTCGGCCGCCGCGGCGATCGTGTTCACCGACGGCGCGACTTTGAACCGGATCTACTTCGGCACCGACACGCGCGCGCAGGCCCTGCTCGTCGGCGCGGCCGCGGCCGCCCTGCTCGTGCACGACTGGACCACCGTGACGCTCGGCGGGCCGGTGATCCGCACGCGGTGGCTGCGCTGGGTCGCGCGCATGCTGTCCGTCGTCGGCGTCGCGGTGCTCGGCTACGCGGCGCACACCGGCACCGGCAGCGTGGCCGACTTCCGCGGCGGTCTGCTGATCGTGGTCGCCGTCGCGGCGGCGCTGGTGATCGGGGCGGTCGCGCTGGACCAGGAGGGGCCGGTCGCGCGCGTGCTGGCGTGGCGGCCGCTGGTGTTCCTGGGCGCCATCTCCTACGGCGTCTACCTGTGGCACTGGCCGATCTTCCTGGCGGTCAACGGCGAGCGGACGGGCTGGTCGGGCTGGTCGTTGTTCGCGGTGCGGTGCGCCGCGACGCTGGCGGTCGCGCTGCTGTCGTGGTGGCTGCTCGAGCAGCCGATCCGGCGCTGGCGCCCGGTGATCGTCCCGATGCTGCCGTTGGCGGGTGCGACGGCGGCGACGGCGGCCGTCGTCACCATGACCGTGCTGCCGGTCGGGGTGCCGCATGAACCGGTGCAGGAGTCGCGCATCGACTCGGCGGCGCTGGTCGCGCCCGAGGTGCCGGTCGAGGTGCGCAGGCCCACCGCCCGCGACCCCGGCACGCGGAGCGTCGCGGTGTTCGGTGACTCGGTGGCCTGGACGCTGATGCGCTATCTGCCGCCGACGCCGGGCCTGTCGTTCTCCAACTACACGACGATCGGCTGCGGCATCGCGCGCGGCGGGCCGTACCGCTACGTCGGGCAGACGCTCAACCAGAAGCCCGAGTGCGACACCTGGCCGATGCGGTGGTCGCAGCGCATCTCCCACGACCGGCCCGACGTGGCGCTGCTGATCGTCGGCCGCTGGGAGGTCGTCGACCGGATGAACGAGAGCCGCTGGACCCACATCGGCAAGCCGGCCTACGACGCGTACCTACGCGGTGAGCTCAACCGCGCGCTCGACATCCTGTCGTCGACGGGGGCGCGCGTCGTGATCACCACCGAGCCCTACAACCGGCGCGCCGAGAAACCGGACGGCAGCCTCTACCCCGAGGACAACCCGGACCGCACCGACGACTGGAACGCGTTGCTGCGCAGCGTGGTCAAGTACCGGCAGAACGTCACGGTGCTCGACCTCAACCGCAAACTGGGGCCCAACGGCGGCTACACCAACCGCATCGACGGCATTAAGGTGCGCGCGGACGGGGTGCACCCGACGCCGGAGGCGGTCGAGTGGCTCACGCCGTGGTTGGTGGACGCGCTGCGTTAG
- a CDS encoding chorismate mutase — protein MCEARTEAPTDPNESEEKAMTIETETVPDIDDLRQEIDRLDAEILAAVKRRTEVSKLIGQARMASGGTRLVHSREMKVIERYSELGPEGKDLAMLLLRLGRGRLGHS, from the coding sequence TTGTGTGAGGCCCGAACGGAAGCGCCCACGGACCCCAACGAGAGTGAAGAGAAGGCCATGACGATCGAAACCGAAACCGTGCCTGATATCGATGATCTTCGCCAGGAGATCGACCGGCTCGACGCCGAGATCCTGGCCGCCGTCAAGCGGCGTACCGAGGTGTCCAAGCTCATCGGGCAGGCCCGCATGGCGTCCGGCGGCACCCGGCTGGTGCACAGCCGCGAGATGAAGGTCATCGAGCGCTACAGCGAACTCGGCCCGGAGGGCAAGGACCTGGCGATGCTGCTGCTGCGCCTGGGCCGCGGCCGCCTCGGCCATTCCTAA
- the pcrA gene encoding DNA helicase PcrA, with amino-acid sequence MSVSSPATDTDHLLDGLNPQQRQAVLHEGSPLLIVAGAGSGKTAVLTRRIAYLLAARDVGVGQVLAITFTNKAAAEMRERVVGLVGPRARSMWVSTFHSTCVRILRNQASLIKGLNSNFSIYDADDSRRLLLMIGKDMGLDTKRYSPRLLSNGISNHKNELIGPEQAAAEASEAGEELPGIIAEVYAEYQRRLRAANALDFDDLIGETVAVLQAFPQIAQYYRRRFRHILVDEYQDTNHAQYVLVRELVGWAGSDDDPAGVPPAELCVVGDADQSIYAFRGATIRNIEDFERDYPNATTILLEQNYRSTQNILNAANSVISRNAGRREKRLWTDEGDGELIVGYVADNEHDEARFVAQEIDALADQGGYSYNDFAVFYRTNNSSRALEEVFIRAGIPYKVVGGVRFYERREIRDIVAYLRVLDNPGDSVSMRRILNTPRRGIGDRAEACVAVYAENTGLSFNDALQAAAEGKVPMLNTRAEKCISAFVEMLDELRGRLDGELGELVEAVLDRTGYRTELESSSDPQDLARLDNLNELVSVAHEFSIDLANNQALAEDEPIDEDIPDTGVLAQFLERVSLVADADELPEHGAGVVTMMTLHTAKGLEFPVVFVTGWEDGMFPHMRALGDPTELSEERRLAYVGITRARQRLYLSRAKVRSSWGQPMLNPESRFLKEIPQHLIDWRRTDPTPSFSAPVSGAGRFGTPRPSPARTGAGKRPLLVLEPGDRVTHDKYGLGRVEEVSGVGESAMSLIDFGSSGRVKLMHNHAPISKL; translated from the coding sequence ATGTCTGTTTCTTCACCGGCCACCGATACCGACCATCTGCTCGACGGGCTCAACCCGCAGCAGCGTCAGGCCGTCCTGCACGAGGGCTCGCCGCTGCTCATCGTCGCCGGGGCGGGCTCCGGCAAAACCGCGGTGCTCACCCGCCGGATCGCCTACCTGCTGGCGGCCCGCGACGTCGGCGTCGGTCAGGTCCTGGCCATCACGTTCACCAACAAGGCCGCTGCCGAGATGCGCGAGCGTGTCGTCGGGCTGGTCGGGCCGCGCGCCCGGTCGATGTGGGTGTCGACGTTCCACTCCACCTGCGTGCGGATCCTGCGCAACCAGGCCTCGCTGATCAAGGGCCTCAACTCGAACTTCTCGATCTACGACGCCGACGACTCGCGGCGGCTGTTGCTGATGATCGGCAAGGACATGGGCCTGGACACCAAGCGGTACTCGCCGCGGCTGCTGTCCAACGGCATCTCCAATCACAAGAACGAGCTGATCGGCCCCGAGCAGGCCGCCGCCGAGGCGTCCGAGGCCGGTGAGGAGTTGCCCGGGATCATCGCCGAGGTCTACGCCGAGTACCAGCGGCGGCTGCGCGCGGCCAACGCGCTGGACTTCGACGACCTGATCGGCGAGACCGTCGCGGTGCTGCAGGCCTTCCCGCAGATCGCGCAGTACTACCGGCGCCGGTTCCGGCACATCCTGGTCGACGAGTACCAGGACACCAACCACGCGCAGTACGTGTTGGTGCGCGAGCTTGTGGGATGGGCTGGCTCCGACGACGATCCAGCCGGCGTGCCGCCGGCCGAATTGTGTGTCGTGGGTGACGCCGACCAGTCGATCTACGCGTTCCGCGGGGCGACGATCCGCAACATCGAGGACTTCGAGCGCGACTATCCGAACGCGACAACGATTCTGCTGGAACAGAATTACCGCTCCACGCAGAACATCCTCAACGCGGCCAACTCGGTGATCTCCCGCAACGCCGGGCGGCGCGAGAAGCGGCTGTGGACCGACGAGGGCGACGGCGAACTGATCGTCGGCTACGTCGCCGACAACGAGCACGACGAGGCGCGCTTCGTCGCGCAGGAGATCGACGCGCTCGCCGATCAGGGCGGCTACTCGTACAACGACTTCGCGGTGTTCTACCGCACCAACAACTCCTCTCGGGCACTCGAAGAGGTGTTCATCCGCGCCGGCATCCCGTACAAAGTCGTTGGCGGCGTGCGGTTCTACGAGCGCCGGGAGATCCGCGACATCGTCGCCTATCTGCGGGTGCTGGACAACCCCGGCGACTCGGTCAGCATGCGGCGCATCCTCAACACCCCGCGCCGCGGTATCGGCGACCGCGCCGAAGCGTGCGTCGCGGTGTACGCCGAGAACACCGGGCTGTCCTTCAACGACGCGCTGCAGGCCGCCGCCGAGGGCAAGGTGCCGATGCTCAACACCCGTGCGGAGAAGTGCATCTCGGCGTTCGTGGAGATGCTCGACGAACTGCGCGGCCGCCTGGACGGCGAACTGGGCGAACTGGTCGAAGCGGTGCTCGACCGCACCGGCTACCGCACCGAGCTCGAGTCGTCGAGCGATCCGCAGGATCTCGCGAGGCTGGACAACCTCAACGAATTGGTCAGCGTCGCACACGAATTCAGCATCGATCTGGCCAACAACCAGGCGCTCGCCGAAGACGAACCCATCGACGAGGACATCCCCGACACCGGGGTGCTGGCGCAGTTCCTCGAGCGGGTCTCGCTGGTCGCCGATGCCGACGAACTGCCCGAGCACGGCGCGGGCGTCGTCACGATGATGACCCTGCACACCGCCAAGGGCCTGGAGTTCCCGGTCGTGTTCGTCACCGGCTGGGAGGACGGCATGTTCCCGCACATGCGTGCGCTCGGTGATCCGACGGAGCTGTCCGAGGAACGTCGGCTGGCCTACGTGGGGATCACCCGCGCCCGGCAGCGGCTGTATTTGAGCCGCGCCAAGGTCCGCTCGTCATGGGGCCAGCCGATGCTGAACCCGGAATCGCGCTTCCTCAAGGAGATTCCGCAACATCTCATCGACTGGCGGCGCACCGATCCGACGCCGTCGTTCAGCGCCCCGGTGAGCGGTGCCGGCCGCTTCGGCACACCGCGCCCGTCGCCGGCGCGGACCGGGGCGGGCAAGCGTCCGCTGCTGGTGCTCGAACCCGGCGACCGGGTCACCCACGACAAGTACGGGCTGGGCCGCGTCGAGGAGGTCAGCGGGGTCGGCGAGTCGGCGATGTCGCTGATCGACTTCGGCAGCTCCGGGCGGGTCAAGCTGATGCACAACCACGCGCCGATCAGCAAGCTCTAA
- a CDS encoding M23 family metallopeptidase has translation MASHRSSRSLHRATNRQIDGRVTERPAEVTDIIPFNEFGDLDDIDFRENSAFDREAQVIHAPELDDLHDCDETPRPLAVPSRFAADPQQERRTRAYRDSYTDTSDGMAATDVINIGSRGGQHRKQEVPVKGRLMVAAMAVGATAAGAYSMANATQDSSATATLAADHAKLADPAAAPSDGMQVIAVTPAASTALHTEEIQKAAAFAQERAEREARLQRPMFVMPTKGVWTSGFGYRWGVLHGGIDIANSIGTPILAASDGVVISAGPYAGYGNMVKVRHSDGTVTLYGHLSSWQVEVGQRVWAGDQIAKMGNTGNSTGPHLHFEVLQGGNARVDPVGWLAKRGLSPGNYSG, from the coding sequence TTGGCTTCGCACCGTTCGTCGAGATCTCTTCATAGAGCGACGAATCGGCAAATAGACGGTCGCGTCACCGAACGTCCTGCCGAAGTCACCGACATCATCCCCTTCAACGAATTCGGCGACCTCGACGACATCGACTTCCGCGAGAACAGCGCGTTCGACCGCGAGGCTCAGGTCATCCACGCACCGGAGCTCGACGACCTCCACGACTGCGACGAGACGCCCCGCCCGCTCGCGGTGCCGTCGCGGTTCGCCGCCGACCCCCAGCAGGAACGCCGCACCCGCGCCTACCGCGACAGCTACACCGACACCAGCGACGGCATGGCCGCCACCGATGTGATCAACATCGGCTCGCGTGGCGGCCAGCACCGCAAGCAGGAAGTGCCCGTGAAGGGCCGGCTGATGGTCGCGGCGATGGCGGTGGGCGCGACGGCCGCAGGCGCCTACTCGATGGCCAACGCCACCCAGGACTCGTCGGCGACGGCCACGCTCGCCGCCGACCACGCCAAGCTCGCCGATCCGGCCGCGGCTCCCTCGGACGGCATGCAGGTCATCGCGGTCACGCCCGCGGCCAGCACCGCGCTGCACACCGAGGAGATCCAGAAGGCCGCGGCGTTCGCGCAGGAGCGGGCCGAACGCGAGGCCCGGCTGCAGCGGCCGATGTTCGTGATGCCCACCAAGGGCGTGTGGACTTCCGGCTTCGGCTACCGCTGGGGTGTGCTGCACGGCGGCATCGACATCGCCAACTCGATCGGCACCCCGATCCTCGCCGCCTCCGACGGCGTGGTGATCTCGGCGGGCCCGTACGCCGGCTACGGCAACATGGTCAAGGTCCGCCACTCCGACGGCACCGTGACGCTCTACGGGCACCTGAGCTCCTGGCAGGTCGAGGTCGGGCAGCGGGTGTGGGCCGGCGACCAGATCGCCAAGATGGGCAACACCGGCAACTCGACCGGGCCGCATCTGCATTTCGAGGTGCTGCAGGGCGGGAACGCCCGGGTCGATCCGGTCGGCTGGTTGGCCAAACGCGGGCTGTCCCCCGGCAACTACTCTGGCTGA
- the sucC gene encoding ADP-forming succinate--CoA ligase subunit beta: MDLFEYQAKELFAKHNVPTTPGRVTDTAEDAKTIADEIGKPVMVKAQVKTGGRGKAGGVKYAATADDAFTHAQNILGLDIKGHIVKKLLVSEASDIAEEYYISFLLDRANRTYLAMCSVEGGMEIEEVAATKPDRLAKVPVDATKGVDEAFAREIAQKGHLPEEVLDSAAVTIAKLWEVFVKEDATLVEVNPLVRTPDDQILALDGKVTLDGNADFRHPEHAEFEDRDATDPLELKAKENDLNYVKLDGAVGIIGNGAGLVMSTLDVVAYAGEKHGGVKPANFLDIGGGASAEVMAAGLDVILNDSQVKSVFVNVFGGITSCDAVANGIVNALKILGDEANKPLVVRLDGNNVEEGRRILAEANHPLVIQADTMDAGADKAAELANK; this comes from the coding sequence ATGGATCTCTTCGAATACCAGGCGAAAGAGCTCTTCGCCAAGCACAACGTGCCCACCACGCCCGGGCGGGTGACCGACACCGCCGAGGACGCCAAGACGATCGCCGACGAGATCGGCAAGCCCGTCATGGTCAAGGCCCAGGTCAAGACGGGCGGCCGCGGCAAGGCCGGCGGCGTCAAGTACGCGGCCACCGCCGACGACGCGTTCACCCACGCCCAGAACATCCTCGGCCTCGACATCAAGGGCCACATCGTCAAGAAGCTGCTGGTCTCCGAGGCCAGCGACATCGCCGAGGAGTACTACATCTCCTTCCTGCTCGACCGCGCCAACCGCACCTACCTGGCGATGTGCTCGGTCGAGGGCGGCATGGAGATCGAAGAGGTCGCCGCGACCAAGCCCGACCGGCTGGCCAAGGTGCCGGTCGACGCCACCAAGGGTGTCGACGAGGCGTTCGCCCGCGAGATCGCGCAGAAGGGCCACTTGCCCGAAGAGGTGCTCGACTCGGCGGCCGTGACCATCGCCAAGCTGTGGGAGGTCTTCGTCAAGGAGGACGCCACGCTGGTCGAGGTCAACCCGCTGGTGCGCACACCGGACGACCAGATCCTGGCGCTCGACGGCAAGGTCACGCTCGACGGCAACGCCGACTTCCGGCATCCCGAGCACGCCGAGTTCGAGGACCGCGACGCCACCGATCCGCTCGAGCTCAAGGCCAAGGAGAACGACCTCAACTACGTCAAGCTCGACGGCGCGGTCGGCATCATCGGCAACGGCGCGGGTCTGGTCATGTCGACGCTCGACGTGGTCGCCTACGCCGGCGAGAAGCACGGTGGCGTCAAGCCGGCCAACTTCCTCGACATCGGCGGCGGCGCCTCGGCCGAGGTGATGGCCGCGGGCCTCGACGTGATCCTCAACGACTCACAGGTCAAGAGCGTGTTCGTCAACGTGTTCGGCGGCATCACGTCCTGTGACGCCGTGGCCAACGGCATCGTCAACGCGCTGAAGATCCTCGGCGACGAGGCCAACAAGCCGCTGGTGGTCCGCCTCGACGGCAACAACGTCGAAGAGGGTCGTCGCATCCTCGCCGAGGCCAACCACCCGCTGGTGATCCAGGCCGACACCATGGACGCCGGTGCCGACAAAGCCGCCGAGCTGGCGAACAAGTAA
- the sucD gene encoding succinate--CoA ligase subunit alpha — translation MSIFLNKNSKVIVQGITGGEGTKHTALMLKAGTQLVGGVNARKAGTTVSHKDKDGKDVELPVFGSVSEAMKETGADVSVVFVPPKFAKDAIIEAIDAEIPLLVVITEGIPVQDSAYAWAYNVEKGQKTRIIGPNCPGIITPGEALAGITPANITGSGPVGLVSKSGTLTYQMMFELRDFGFSTAIGIGGDPVIGTTHIDAIEAFEKDPDTKIIVMIGEIGGDAEERAADYIKANVTKPVVGYVAGFTAPEGKTMGHAGAIVSGSSGTAAAKKEALEAAGVKVGKTPSETANLAREILQSL, via the coding sequence ATGTCGATCTTTCTGAACAAGAACTCCAAGGTCATCGTCCAGGGCATCACCGGCGGCGAGGGCACCAAGCACACCGCGTTGATGCTCAAGGCGGGCACCCAGCTGGTCGGCGGCGTGAACGCGCGCAAGGCCGGTACGACGGTGTCGCACAAGGACAAGGACGGCAAGGACGTCGAGCTGCCGGTGTTCGGCTCGGTGTCCGAGGCGATGAAGGAGACCGGCGCCGACGTGTCGGTGGTGTTCGTCCCGCCGAAGTTCGCCAAGGACGCGATCATCGAGGCCATCGACGCCGAAATCCCGCTGCTGGTCGTCATCACCGAGGGAATCCCGGTGCAGGACAGCGCCTATGCGTGGGCCTATAACGTCGAGAAGGGGCAGAAGACCCGCATCATCGGGCCGAACTGCCCCGGCATCATCACCCCCGGCGAGGCACTGGCGGGCATCACGCCGGCCAACATCACCGGCTCGGGCCCGGTCGGCCTGGTGTCGAAGTCGGGCACGCTGACCTACCAGATGATGTTCGAGCTGCGCGACTTCGGCTTCTCGACCGCCATCGGCATCGGCGGCGACCCGGTCATCGGCACGACCCACATCGACGCGATCGAGGCGTTCGAGAAGGACCCCGACACCAAGATCATCGTGATGATCGGTGAGATCGGCGGCGACGCCGAGGAGCGGGCCGCCGACTACATCAAGGCCAACGTCACCAAGCCGGTCGTCGGCTACGTCGCGGGCTTCACCGCCCCCGAAGGCAAGACCATGGGCCACGCCGGCGCGATCGTGTCCGGTTCGTCGGGCACCGCGGCCGCGAAGAAGGAAGCCCTGGAGGCCGCGGGTGTGAAGGTCGGCAAGACGCCGTCGGAGACCGCGAACCTGGCCCGGGAGATTCTGCAGAGCCTGTAG